In a genomic window of Stakelama saccharophila:
- a CDS encoding PqiC family protein: MKRFPPASVLIMLLPLAACGGSPATTMLTLDPVPPAAPATAYAGPPLRIPALHLPATLDRVEFVQQLSAGTVQIDDFTRWAAPPGLLARDTLIRDLTQRLPEGKVLPPDAAAVTPEVRLDATVLSFDATAGEAVLQVSYRLVDAAQGREPPRRLVELRTPVADMQPVAQARALSTLLGRFADRVAADIASGAGRARR, encoded by the coding sequence GTGAAGCGCTTCCCGCCCGCATCGGTCCTCATCATGCTCCTCCCGCTGGCGGCTTGCGGCGGCAGTCCGGCGACGACGATGCTGACGCTGGACCCGGTCCCGCCCGCCGCGCCGGCGACGGCCTATGCCGGTCCGCCACTGCGCATCCCGGCGCTGCACCTGCCCGCGACGCTGGACCGCGTGGAATTCGTGCAGCAATTGTCGGCGGGGACCGTGCAGATCGATGATTTTACCCGCTGGGCCGCGCCGCCGGGCCTGTTGGCGCGCGACACCCTCATCCGGGACCTGACGCAGCGTTTGCCCGAGGGCAAGGTGCTGCCGCCCGACGCGGCGGCCGTCACGCCGGAGGTGCGGCTGGACGCGACGGTGCTTTCGTTCGACGCGACGGCCGGCGAAGCGGTTCTGCAGGTGAGCTATCGCCTGGTCGATGCGGCGCAGGGGCGCGAGCCGCCGCGCAGGCTCGTCGAACTCCGAACGCCGGTGGCCGATATGCAGCCGGTAGCGCAGGCGCGCGCACTCAGCACGCTGCTGGGCCGGTTCGCCGACAGGGTCGCCGCCGACATTGCCAGTGGCGCCGGCCGGGCGCGGCGATAG
- a CDS encoding intermembrane transport protein PqiB, producing MTDDRSDAPTTSPGGDEEKRARWPSARHLHRRWPGLVWAIPLAALLIVGFLGIRALATRGIEVTVTFASAEGVTPGETLVLENGVEVGRVTDVGIAADGQRVELTLSMDERTRPALNTASRFWLIGEQPTITDLQSVRAALAGLIVGFAPAEGGKPTRRFKGLDHAPVVAPGTRGTYYYVDDDTLGSIQRGAAILYEGQNIGSVTDTRFRGPERFRVRLFVKAPYDRLVRKGAIFWRGSPFKLQLTGAGLQTQLAPPTSLLQGAVQFGLPRDARGNPRAAEDTVFQLYEDEASARQGPTGPKTPYQVAIQGAAGDLTTGAAVSLLGHKVGEVLSTQLVFAPGSRHPFTRVVVALYPRKLDVQQPASASGGTWRAATDRAVERLLGQGYRATLTRAMPLVGGHSIALAKVGGAARLRSGGAYPIIPSGRASDVSGLIDKANGVLDKLDRLPLDEIGDNVRALTGNLKRLTGSPKLRDSLDHLDATLARLDRITADMEPEVEPLMQSLNDTAEQLQGTASAAQALLSGEGANQDQSLPNAIRELNEAARSIQSLTDYLGRHPEALLRGKSRENEE from the coding sequence GTGACCGACGATCGATCCGACGCGCCGACGACATCGCCGGGCGGCGACGAAGAGAAGCGGGCACGCTGGCCGAGTGCGCGCCATCTCCACCGTCGCTGGCCCGGCCTGGTCTGGGCGATCCCGCTGGCGGCGCTGCTGATCGTCGGCTTTCTCGGCATTCGCGCGCTCGCGACGCGCGGGATCGAGGTGACGGTCACCTTCGCCTCAGCGGAAGGCGTTACCCCGGGCGAAACGCTGGTGCTGGAAAACGGCGTCGAGGTGGGCCGCGTCACGGATGTGGGCATTGCCGCCGATGGCCAGCGCGTCGAGCTGACGCTCAGCATGGACGAGCGCACCAGGCCGGCGCTCAACACCGCGTCGCGATTCTGGCTGATCGGCGAACAGCCGACGATCACCGACCTGCAGTCGGTCCGCGCCGCGCTGGCCGGGCTGATCGTCGGCTTCGCGCCGGCGGAAGGCGGCAAACCGACGCGCCGTTTCAAAGGGCTGGACCACGCACCGGTCGTGGCGCCCGGCACCAGGGGCACCTATTATTATGTGGACGACGATACGCTGGGTTCGATACAGCGCGGCGCGGCGATCCTCTATGAGGGGCAGAATATCGGCTCTGTCACCGACACGCGGTTTCGCGGGCCGGAGCGGTTCCGCGTCCGGTTGTTCGTCAAGGCGCCGTACGACCGGCTCGTCCGCAAGGGCGCGATCTTCTGGCGCGGCAGCCCGTTCAAGCTGCAGCTCACCGGTGCCGGCCTCCAGACGCAACTGGCGCCGCCGACCAGCCTGTTGCAAGGCGCCGTCCAGTTCGGCCTGCCACGCGATGCCCGCGGCAATCCGCGTGCGGCCGAGGATACCGTGTTCCAGCTCTACGAGGACGAAGCGAGCGCGCGGCAGGGCCCGACCGGCCCGAAAACCCCGTACCAGGTGGCGATCCAGGGGGCGGCCGGCGACCTGACCACCGGGGCCGCGGTATCGCTGCTCGGCCACAAGGTGGGCGAGGTGCTGTCGACGCAGCTTGTCTTCGCGCCCGGCTCGCGACATCCGTTCACCCGGGTGGTGGTTGCGCTGTATCCGAGGAAGCTCGACGTTCAGCAGCCCGCGAGCGCAAGCGGCGGGACGTGGCGCGCGGCGACGGACCGGGCGGTCGAACGACTGCTCGGCCAGGGCTACCGCGCGACGCTGACGCGCGCGATGCCGCTGGTCGGCGGCCATTCGATCGCGCTGGCGAAGGTTGGCGGGGCGGCGCGACTCCGCTCGGGCGGCGCGTATCCGATCATCCCGAGCGGCCGCGCAAGCGACGTCAGCGGCCTCATCGACAAGGCGAACGGCGTTCTCGACAAGCTGGACCGCCTGCCGCTGGACGAGATCGGCGACAATGTGCGCGCCCTGACGGGCAATCTGAAGCGGCTGACGGGTTCGCCGAAGCTGCGGGACAGCCTCGACCATCTCGACGCGACGCTGGCCCGCCTCGACCGTATCACCGCCGATATGGAGCCCGAGGTTGAACCGCTGATGCAGTCGCTCAATGACACGGCAGAGCAATTGCAAGGCACCGCATCCGCAGCGCAGGCGCTCCTGAGCGGCGAGGGCGCCAACCAGGACCAGAGCCTGCCGAACGCGATCCGCGAACTGAACGAGGCGGCGCGGTCGATCCAATCGCTCACCGACTATCTCGGGCGTCACCCCGAAGCGTTGCTGCGCGGCAAGTCCAGGGAGAATGAAGAGTGA
- a CDS encoding paraquat-inducible protein A, with the protein MIRCIACDHTLERTSGRSATAALACSAATLLLLVPANLCTFLTTNAFGVFRHSVVASSAIAMLDDGWPLLAIVIFLFAVLFPVLRFAMLTTVLESLRRGREDRWLGPVFRYATMLETWAMPDVFLLGLAVAYFRLAAAISVDLGIGAYCYILAGILALFVRATLDKADIWERIADTHAFAPGTPLIGCIACEQIHPAPAEGTRCARCGKRLHARKFNSIGRTVALTLAAAILYFPANIYPLATLPIGFQPTRYTVLEGVIDLFHANLYGLALLVLTASFAIPILKLVGIGWCVSSVIRRSRKRLVAKTRVYRTVEEIGRWSMVDPFVIGCFTPVMHYNALIYGRAEAAAVPFTAVVILTIIGAKTFDPRLMWDAAGRAQ; encoded by the coding sequence GTGATCCGGTGCATCGCGTGCGATCATACGCTGGAGCGCACCTCCGGTCGCAGCGCGACGGCCGCCCTAGCATGTTCGGCGGCCACGCTGTTGCTGCTCGTTCCCGCCAATCTTTGCACCTTCCTGACCACCAACGCGTTCGGCGTTTTCCGCCACAGCGTCGTCGCCTCCTCGGCGATCGCCATGCTGGACGATGGCTGGCCGCTCCTCGCCATCGTCATATTCCTGTTCGCGGTCCTGTTTCCGGTCCTGCGGTTCGCAATGCTGACCACGGTGCTGGAAAGCCTTCGCAGGGGGCGCGAGGATCGCTGGCTCGGCCCCGTTTTCCGTTATGCCACCATGCTCGAGACCTGGGCGATGCCCGACGTTTTCCTGCTGGGCCTGGCGGTCGCCTATTTCCGTCTGGCGGCCGCGATCTCGGTCGATCTCGGCATCGGCGCCTATTGCTACATTCTCGCGGGAATCCTGGCGCTGTTCGTCCGCGCCACGCTCGACAAGGCCGATATCTGGGAACGGATCGCGGACACCCATGCCTTTGCGCCCGGAACCCCGCTGATCGGCTGCATTGCGTGCGAACAGATCCACCCCGCGCCGGCGGAAGGGACGCGCTGCGCCCGCTGCGGCAAGCGCCTGCACGCGCGCAAGTTCAACAGCATCGGCCGCACGGTCGCGCTTACCCTCGCGGCGGCCATCCTCTATTTTCCCGCGAACATCTATCCGCTGGCGACGCTGCCGATCGGTTTTCAGCCGACCCGCTATACCGTGCTCGAGGGCGTGATCGATCTGTTTCACGCGAACCTCTATGGCCTGGCCCTGCTCGTGCTGACGGCGAGCTTCGCGATCCCGATCCTGAAGCTCGTCGGGATCGGCTGGTGCGTATCGTCGGTGATCCGCCGCTCGCGCAAGCGCCTGGTCGCCAAGACGCGCGTGTACCGGACGGTGGAGGAGATCGGCCGCTGGTCGATGGTCGACCCGTTCGTCATCGGCTGCTTCACCCCCGTCATGCACTATAACGCCCTCATCTACGGCCGGGCGGAGGCGGCGGCGGTGCCGTTTACCGCCGTCGTCATTCTGACGATCATCGGCGCCAAGACCTTCGACCCGCGCCTGATGTGGGACGCCGCCGGGAGAGCGCAGTGA
- a CDS encoding DUF4336 domain-containing protein codes for MDPSATYPPLDTLKPIADRLWIVDSGPIRAFGITLPVRMTVVQLSDGALWLHSPTRYTADLLAAMQRLGPVRHLVAPNIAHWTMLADWQRACPDALTWAVPGLAKRPQLRLSSTRIDRVLGPKPPAAWRETLSQGLLCGAMGYREAHFFHRASRTLILTDLVQNLEADKLPALSRWLLRMAGSTAPDGMAPAYLRLAVKARRRAAAAAARAMLSLAPERVIFAHGAWFECEGTRRLRRALRWLL; via the coding sequence ATGGATCCATCCGCGACCTATCCCCCGCTCGACACGCTGAAGCCGATCGCCGATCGGCTGTGGATCGTCGACAGCGGGCCGATCCGCGCCTTCGGGATCACGCTGCCGGTGCGGATGACGGTCGTGCAGCTTTCCGACGGTGCGCTCTGGCTGCATTCGCCCACGCGCTATACGGCCGACCTGCTCGCGGCCATGCAGCGCCTGGGCCCCGTCCGGCATCTGGTCGCGCCCAATATCGCACACTGGACCATGCTGGCCGACTGGCAACGCGCCTGCCCGGATGCGCTGACCTGGGCCGTACCCGGCCTCGCCAAGCGCCCGCAACTGCGCCTTTCCTCCACGCGCATCGATCGCGTCCTCGGCCCGAAGCCGCCCGCCGCCTGGCGCGAGACACTGTCGCAGGGCCTGCTGTGCGGGGCGATGGGCTATCGCGAAGCGCATTTCTTTCACCGCGCCTCCCGGACGCTGATCCTGACCGACCTGGTGCAGAATCTCGAAGCGGACAAGCTGCCGGCGCTCTCGCGCTGGTTGCTGCGGATGGCTGGCAGCACCGCGCCCGATGGTATGGCGCCCGCTTATCTTCGCCTGGCGGTCAAGGCGCGGCGGCGCGCAGCGGCCGCGGCTGCGCGGGCGATGCTCTCCCTCGCTCCCGAGCGCGTGATCTTTGCGCACGGCGCCTGGTTCGAATGCGAAGGCACCCGGCGGCTTCGCCGCGCGCTGCGATGGCTGCTGTGA
- a CDS encoding zinc ribbon-containing protein, which translates to MAAHAGETARETGDFRCERCHEQTHVTKGHTIPKCPNCGNDTFDTRYHEPGNRS; encoded by the coding sequence ATGGCAGCCCATGCAGGTGAAACCGCACGCGAAACCGGGGATTTCCGGTGCGAACGTTGTCACGAACAGACGCATGTGACCAAGGGCCATACGATCCCCAAATGCCCCAATTGCGGCAACGACACCTTCGACACCCGCTATCATGAGCCGGGCAACCGGAGTTGA